In Geothermobacter hydrogeniphilus, one DNA window encodes the following:
- a CDS encoding glycosyltransferase family 4 protein, with protein MKIAQVSPLYESVPPSRYGGTERVVSFLTEELVRQGHDVTLFASADSTTSAELIPCTPRALRLGNCSDPLAQHLRMLEEIFRRVDEFDAVHFHIDYLHFPLSRRHRCNQLTTLHGRLDTPDLAPLYREYRDMPLVSISDAQRAPLPFANWLGTVHHGLPKELFRLQEQPGDYLAFLGRISPEKRPDRAIEIARRAGIPLKIAAKVDRADREYFETHIRPLLDSSLVEFIGEIGEHEKQEFLGGALALLFPIDWPEPFGLVMIEAMACGTPVIAFRHGSVPEVMVEGQSGFIVSDISSAVARVREIGSLDRHCCRQVFETRFSVEQMARNYLELYQRQGQSRHDRPQPPATDWRVETAA; from the coding sequence ATGAAAATCGCCCAGGTATCCCCCCTGTACGAAAGCGTTCCTCCGAGCCGGTATGGCGGCACCGAACGCGTGGTATCCTTTCTCACCGAAGAGCTGGTCCGCCAGGGACACGATGTGACCCTGTTCGCCAGTGCCGACTCGACAACCTCGGCCGAGCTGATCCCCTGCACCCCCAGGGCACTGCGACTCGGCAACTGCAGCGACCCCCTGGCGCAGCACCTGCGGATGCTGGAGGAGATTTTCAGGCGGGTCGACGAATTCGATGCAGTCCATTTTCACATCGACTACCTGCATTTTCCGCTCTCACGCCGCCACCGCTGCAACCAGCTGACCACGCTCCACGGCCGTCTCGACACTCCCGATCTGGCGCCGCTCTACCGAGAGTATCGCGACATGCCGCTGGTCTCCATCTCGGATGCCCAGCGCGCGCCCCTGCCCTTTGCCAACTGGCTCGGCACCGTCCATCATGGCCTGCCGAAAGAGTTGTTCCGATTGCAGGAACAGCCGGGAGACTATCTGGCCTTTCTCGGCCGCATCTCGCCGGAAAAACGACCTGACCGGGCCATCGAGATCGCCAGGCGGGCGGGCATCCCCCTGAAAATCGCCGCCAAGGTCGACCGGGCCGACCGGGAGTATTTCGAAACTCATATCAGACCGCTGCTCGACAGCTCCCTGGTCGAGTTCATCGGCGAGATCGGCGAACATGAAAAACAGGAATTTCTCGGCGGAGCCCTCGCCCTGCTGTTCCCCATCGACTGGCCGGAGCCGTTCGGACTGGTGATGATCGAAGCGATGGCCTGCGGCACGCCGGTGATCGCCTTCCGTCACGGTTCGGTGCCCGAAGTCATGGTCGAGGGACAGAGCGGCTTCATCGTCAGCGATATCAGCAGCGCGGTCGCACGGGTACGCGAAATCGGTTCCCTGGACCGACACTGTTGCCGGCAGGTCTTCGAAACCCGCTTTTCGGTCGAACAGATGGCGCGCAACTACCTCGAACTCTACCAACGGCAGGGACAGTCGCGCCACGACCGGCCGCAACCGCCGGCAACCGACTGGCGGGTGGAGACGGCGGCCTGA
- a CDS encoding YajD family HNH nuclease — protein sequence MSNWRRRPRPAKSAEEIAEITRRLKAGEAGRETYREKSLKLHGWICAKCGREFERENLHLLTVHHRDGNHNNNPPDGSNWENLCAYCHDDEHSRSLLGDYLAKED from the coding sequence ATGAGCAACTGGAGACGCCGGCCGCGGCCGGCGAAAAGTGCCGAGGAGATCGCCGAGATCACCCGGCGACTGAAGGCCGGGGAAGCCGGGCGGGAAACCTACCGGGAAAAATCGCTGAAGCTGCACGGCTGGATCTGCGCCAAGTGCGGTCGCGAGTTCGAGCGCGAAAACCTGCACCTGCTCACCGTCCACCATCGCGACGGCAATCACAACAACAATCCGCCCGACGGCAGCAACTGGGAGAATCTCTGCGCCTACTGCCACGACGACGAACACAGCCGCTCACTGCTGGGTGATTACCTGGCGAAAGAGGACTGA